The Parambassis ranga chromosome 19, fParRan2.1, whole genome shotgun sequence genome contains a region encoding:
- the neil1 gene encoding endonuclease 8-like 1 encodes MPEGPELHLASLYVNKVCDGVVFTGPVRKSEVSKNPDVPFTCEAYFITATSRGKEVKLTLMPIKSDDDPDQRAKAGQVAQPMDVVFRFGMSGYFRFTREDELPKHAHLRFYTNEKPCRVLSFVDTRRFGSWQPNGTWQADRGPCVMFEYKEFRENIVTHLSDHAFDRPICEVLLNQKYFNGIGNYLRAEILFRLNIPPFVPARDVLDGLQTEDLCGDNKVKEITRKPKNKQETGDLLQLCHAVPLEVVNLGGKGYDPEKADYSGFEAWLQCYNVDGMKSTRDHNGRTMWFAGDPGPMAPKNSKSPKAIKRVKKEDHDYTDRKKLGRRGPESTTKKKAMKEEGGTKTTKKENKVCPKESKRKKNREVNAPQRETRSSTRRRKSSSADITAGSQRRNVRMAK; translated from the exons ATGCCCGAGGGACCTGAGCTCCACCTGGCCAGCCTGTATGTGAACAAAGTGTGCGATGGAGTGGTGTTCACTGGGCCAGTCAGAAAATCTGAGGTCAGCAAGAACCCCGATGTGCCCTTCACCTGTGAGGCCTATTTCATCACAGCCACTTCTAGAGGGAAGGAAGTGAAGCTCACTTTGATGCCCATAAAGAGTGATGATGACCCAGATCAGAGAGCAAAGGCAGGCCAGGTAGCACAGCCCATGGATGTAGTCTTCCGCTTTGGGATGTCAGGCTATTTCCGCTTCACCAGAGAGGATGAGCTGCCCAAACATGCACATCTGCGTTTCTACACTAATGAGAAACCCTGCAGAGTGCTGAGCTTTGTGGACACACGCCGGTTCGGCAGCTGGCAGCCCAATGGGACATGGCAGGCTGACAGAGGGCCCTGCGTCATGTTCGAATACAAGGAGTTTAG GGAGAACATTGTGACACACCTGTCTGACCACGCCTTTGACAGACCCATCTGTGAAGTCCTGCTCAACCAAAAGTACTTCAATGGGATTGGAAACTACTTGAGGGCTGAAATCCTCTTCAG GTTGAACATCCCACCCTTTGTGCCAGCCAGAGATGTACTAGATGGCCTTCAGACTGAAGATTTATGTGGGGACAACAAAGTGAAAGAG ATCACACGCAAACCCAAAAACAAGCAGGAGACGGGCGACTTGCTTCAACTTTGTCATGCAGTTCCTCTGGAAGTTGTGAACCTAG GTGGGAAAGGCTATGATCCTGAGAAGGCAGACTACTCTGGGTTTGAAGCATGGCTGCAATGTTACAATGTGGATGGAATGAAATCTACTCGGGATCACAATGGCAGAACCATGTGGTTCGCA GGAGACCCAGGGCCAATGGCACCAAAAA ATTCAAAGTCACCCAAGGCAATAAAGAGAGTAAAGAAAGAAGACCATGATTACACAGACAGGAAAAAG ttGGGCAGACGTGGCCCTGAAAgcacaacaaagaaaaaggcGATGAAAGAAGAAGGCGGgaccaaaacaacaaagaaagaaaataaagtctGTCCAAAGGagtcaaagagaaaaaaaaatcggGAAGTAAACGCACCACAGCGCGAAACAAGGTCAAGCACTCgcaggaggaagagcagtaGTGCTGATATAACTGCAG GTTCACAGAGGCGAAATGTCAGAATGGCCAAGTAA
- the commd4 gene encoding COMM domain-containing protein 4 yields MRFRFCGDLDCPDWVLAEISTLAKISSVKMKLLCAQVLKDLLGDGIDYDKISKLTADAKFESGDIKASVAVLSFIFSSAAKHDVDSESLSSELQQLGLPKEHTTGLCKSYEDKQSALQDKLRQTSLRLGRLENVSWRVDYTLSSSELREVNEPVIQLKLQAQGAESGSTETTVVSVSADKFRILLAELKQAQTMMNALQ; encoded by the exons ATG aGGTTCCGTTTCTGTGGAGACTTGGACTGCCCTGATTGGGTCCTCGCAGAAATCAGCACTTTGGCAAAAATT TCAAGCGTCAAGATGAAACTCCTCTGTGCTCAAGTGCTGAAGGATTTGCTTGGAGATGGCATTGAT TATGACAAAATTTCAAAGCTTACTGCAGATGCAAAGTTTG agagTGGAGACATCAAAGCTAGCGTGGCTGTGCTCAGCTTTATTTTCTCCAGTGCCGCAAAGCATGATGTTGACAGTGAGTCTCTGTCCAGTGAGCTACAGCAGCTTGGTTTGCCTAAAG AACACACAACGGGACTTTGCAAATCATATGAAGACAAGCaatctgcactgcaggacaaactaAGACAGACCAGCTTGAGAT TGGGGCGACTGGAGAATGTGTCCTGGCGTGTCGACTACACTTTGAGCTCCAGTGAACTGAGAGAAGTCAATGAGCCTGTGATTCAGCTAAAACTGCAGGCACAGGGTGCAGAGTCAGGCTCCACAGAGACGACTGTTGTCTCAGTCTCTGCTGATAAGTTCAGAATCCTACTTGCTG AGCTCAAACAAGCCCAGACTATGATGAATGCACTACAATGA
- the man2c1 gene encoding alpha-mannosidase 2C1, translating to MYHQPVLKNRRTLLERAEKFISDIYFTDCNLRGRLYGDSCPLESLASFLSHERITFADASQQNFAPYKVGDTFGPTWWTCWFKVSLNIPASWRGKEVHLLWESDGEAMVWRDGQPVQGLTKEGEKTSYILSDCLKDEEPHSFTLYVEMACNGLFGAGQGSMIAAPDPNRQFSVQRAELVIFNGDVRQLMTDFEMLVDIVKELGEGEQRGYQALFTVNEMVNLCDPFDPSSFSKAHSLAQNFFSQRNGESQHTIHAMGHCHIDSAWLWPYEETIRKCGRSWVTVISLMEKNPEFVFTCSQAQQFQWVKSWYPGLFSKIQDYVKKGQFIPVGGTWVEMDGNLPSGESMVRQFLEGQRFFNQEFGILCKEFWLPDTFGYSAQLPQIMQGCGISNFLTQKLSWNLVNTFPHNTFFWEGLDGSKVLTHFPPGNSYEMKGKIEDLVKTVKNNKDKGRANHSAALFGFGDGGGGPTQLMLDRLHVVQDTDGLPKVLMSGPDKLFSQLQADSALLCTWTGELFLELHNGTYTTQAQIKRENRQCEALLHDVEIASCLAMCRDPVFVYPVGKLQELWRLLLLNQFHDVIPGSCTQMVVEDALKYYGDIRSDGATLLRQACEALGPKGLSTGVFNSLPWERHEVIQVEDGTDKPGLTLVTVPSVGMSPVKDTQPVTPVSVTIQGDGTVLMENGILRVVINKDGTLASLYLISEKRESISDGCRGNQFVMFDDVPLYWDAWDVMDYHLQTRKPVLDVVRPAHVASPGGLRGCVSVTLRISDKSTLTQDIVMDAMCPYIKFNTEVQWGEAHKFLKVEFPVRVRSPNATYEIQFGHLQRPTHRNTSWDWARFEVWGHKWADLSEYNFGVALLNDCKYGYSIHENTITLSLLRAPKAPDATADMGTHRFTYAVMPHRGSFQDASVIQSAYNLNFPLRLMRCSPDTVPWSAFSVNTQAVILETIKQAEARRGVLVIRLYEAHGSSVTAAVCTTLPVKEAWHCDFLERQDPTRPVHVTSEGIMLDFSPFQIVSLLLIL from the exons ATGTATCACCAGCCTGTGCTGAAGAACAGGCGCACGCTgctggagagagcagagaagttCATCTCAGATATTTACTTCACAGACTGTAACCTGAGAGGACG GCTTTATGGAGACTCTTGCCCACTGGAATCTCTAGCCTCCTTTTTGTCCCATGAACGCATCACATTCGCTGACGCTTCCCAGCAGAACTTTGCACCTTATAAAGTTGGTGACACCTTTGGACCGAC GTGGTGGACGTGCTGGTTTAAAGTGAGCCTGAACATCCCTGCGTCCtggagagggaaggaggttcATCTTCTGTGGGAAAGTGATGGAGAAGCTATGGTTTGGAGAGATGGACAGCCTGTCCAG GGCCTGACTAAAGAGGGTGAAAAGACAAGTTACATCCTGTCTGACTGTCTCAAAGATGaggaacctcacag TTTCACCCTTTATGTGGAAATGGCCTGTAATGGGCTTTTTGGAGCTGGTCAAGGGTCCATGATTGCAGCTCCAGACCCAAACAGACAGTTTTCTGTACAGCGAGCTGAGCTGGTGATATTTAACGGGGATGTCAGGCAGCTGATGACTGACTTTGAGATGCTTGTTGACATTGTAAAG GAACTGGGAGAAGGAGAGCAGCGAGGCTACCAGGCCCTCTTCACTGTGAATGAGATGGTAAATCTCTGTGACCccttcgaccccagctccttcTCAAAAGCACATAGTCTTGCTCAAAACTTCTTCAGCCAGCGAAATGGAGAAAGTCAGCACACCATCCATGCAATGGGCCACTGCCACATAGACTCAG CCTGGCTGTGGCCTTATGAAGAGACTATTCGCAAATGTGGCCGAAGTTGGGTGACGGTCATCAGCCTAATGGAGAAGAATCCGGAGTTCGTCTTTACTTGCTCTCAG GCCCAGCAGTTCCAGTGGGTAAAGAGCTGGTACCCAGGACTCTTCTCTAAAATTCAGGATTATGTGAAGAAAGGCCAGTTCATTCCAGTTGGAGGAACATGGGTTGAAATG GATGGCAATCTGCCTTCAGGTGAGTCCATGGTCCGGCAGTTCTTGGAGGGCCAGCGCTTCTTTAACCAAGAGTTTGGGATACTTTGCAAAGAG TTTTGGCTTCCAGATACATTTGGCTACTCTGCCCAGCTTCCTCAGATAATGCAGGGATGTGGCATTTCCAACTTTttgacacagaagctgagctgGAATTTGGTCAACACCTTTCCT cATAACACATTTTTCTGGGAAGGTCTGGATGGCTCCAAGGTCTTAACTCACTTCCCACCTGGAAATTCCTATGAAATGAAGGGCAAGATTGAAGAT CTGGTAAAAACTGTGAAGAATAACAAAGACAAAGGCAGAGCTAACCACAGCGCGGCTTTATTTGGAtttggtgatggtggtggaggaCCCACACAGCTGATGCTTGACCGACTGCATGTGGTCCAGGATACAGATGGGCTTCCCAA AGTCCTGATGTCCGGTCCTGACAAGCTGTTCTCTCAGCTTCAGGCTGACTCAGCTCTTCTGTGCACTTGGACTGGAGAGCTCTTCCTGGAGCTGCACAATGGAACCTACACAACACAGGCACAG ATTAAGCGCGAAAACCGGCAGTGTGAGGCCCTGCTCCACGATGTTGAAATAGCCAGCTGCTTGGCAATGTGCAgagatcctgtgtttgtgtatcctGTGGGAAAACTGCAGGAGCTCTGGAG GCTGCTTCTTCTGAACCAGTTCCATGATGTGATCCCAGGCAGCTGCACACAGATGGTTGTGGAGGATGCACTTAAGTATTATGGAG ACATCCGCAGTGATGGTGCAACACTCCTGCGTCAGGCATGTGAGGCTTTGGGACCAAAAGGATTATCCACAGGTGTGTTCAACTCGCTGCCATGGGAGCGCCATGAAGTCATACAGGTTGAAGATGGCACTGACAAACCTGGTCTAA CTCTGGTGACAGTGCCCAGCGTTGGCATGTCTCCTGTCAAGGACACCCAGCCGGTGACTCCTGTCTCTGTCACCATTCAG GGGGATGGCACTGTTCTCATGGAGAATGGGATTTTACGGGTGGTTATAAACAAAGACGGCACTTTGGCTTCACTGTATTTGATCAGTGAAAAGAG GGAATCCATCTCTGATGGTTGCCGTGGGAACCAGTTTGTCATGTTTGACGATGTCCCTCTGTACTGGGATGCTTGGGATGTAATGGACTACCATCTCCAGACGAG GAAGCCTGTGTTGGACGTTGTGCGGCCTGCTCATGTCGCGTCTCCAGGTGGGCTTCGGGGGTGTGTCAGCGTCACCCTCAGGATCAGTGATAAAAGCACGCTCACACAGGACATCGTCATGGACGCCATGTGTCCTTACATCAAGTTCAACACAGAG GTACAGTGGGGGGAGGCACATAAATTCCTAAAGGTTGAGTTTCCTGTGCGTGTACGCAGCCCCAATGCTACATATGAGATCCAGTTTGGCCATCTGCAGAGACCCACTCACAGAAATACTTCATGGGACTGGGCCAGATTTGAG GTTTGGGGTCACAAATGGGCTGACTTGTCAGAGTACAACTTTGGAGTTGCACTGCTGAATGACTGCAAATATGGTTATTCCATCCACGAAAACACAATAACCCTGTCTCT aCTGAGAGCACCCAAGGCCCCTGATGCCACTGCTGACATGGGGACTCACCGTTTCACTTACGCAGTCATGCCACACAGAG GATCGTTCCAAGATGCCTCCGTCATCCAGTCTGCATACAACCTCAATTTCCCCCTGAGGTTAATGCGGTGCAGTCCTGACACCGTGCCCTGGAGTGCTTTCTCCGTCAACACTCAAGCGGTCATACTTGAGACCATTAAACAG GCTGAGGCCAGACGCGGGGTGCTGGTTATTCGCCTCTATGAAGCACATGGGAGtagtgtgacagcagctgtgtgcacCACCCTTCCTGTGAAGGAGGCCTGGCA ttGCGATTTCTTGGAAAGGCAAGATCCAACCAGGCCGGTCCATGTCACATCAGAAGGAATCATGCTGGACTTCAGCCCCTTTCAGATTGTTTCACTTCTGCTCATCTTGTGA
- the sema7a gene encoding semaphorin-7A codes for MGRFVFIYLCLTAYFRRFFGAALNDDTPTLGSKNNPRLLSNDINSGGYVYQSHQRHSVFLYQEDTEELYVGGTDFVLKLNLDNYRVIEKFHLNSTGQHCYTDPCENVITVIEKFQGGPFVCGTNGNKPQCWRLFPSVNNQPHEIVESFEGTGISPFVHTQNSLSLTAEGDLYAAAPLELDGSSLQFRRKAGGRTNVWMHDSWVSEPTFISASWVKRNNDPDNEKIYIFFREKNSDHNPEADPWISRVARVCKVDEGGSKRFFQNMWTSFLKARLVCGFPEESLYFNRLHDVYVMHAEDWHDTRVYALFTSSWNSTAVCIYSIAKIEEIFENSTFKGFHEEIPKPRPGTCVPDSKSLPRATVNVVKDYPEMTDWVPSLHYTAPFYVSSNNYTKIAVDQVLAADKKVYNVLLLATDSGKIHKVLEAGSEPFIISETQLSNSSSIQAMKLDSKKKKLVVGFSDKISIMDLQRCQQYNNSCADCVLARDPYCAWTTLGCTPNIYDGIQNIVDGQITLCATVEEKLNRSKRETQSASLVSLRTDHSVPRGVPFYLSCPINSYHAEYTWEHGGRSSPCRQMLSNCLHLIPSMEQENYGEYKCVSKERDYTKVVKTYHLTEQMIPGQNPRSFHTSSKFNDGSALVPQTAWITLLAVALWEIVI; via the exons ATGGGACGCTTCGTCTTCATTTACCTTTGTCTTACTGCGTATTTCCGCCGTTTCTTTGGAGCCGCTTTGAACGACGACACACCGACACTTGGATCTAAAAACAACCCCCGGCTCCTCAGTAATG ATATAAACAGTGGCGGATATGTGTATCAGTCTCACCAGAGACACAGTGTGTTCCTGTatcaggaggacacagaggagctgtACGTCGGAGGAACAGATTTTGTACTGAAGCTTAATCTGGACAACTATCGCGTCATagag AAGTTTCATCTAAACTCAACAGGGCAGCACTGCTACACG gacCCCTGTGAAAATGTCATCACCGTTATTGAGAAGTTTCAGGGTGGACCGTTCGTGTGTGGAACAAATGGAAACAAACCCCAGTGTTGGAGGCTT TTTCCCTCTGTGAACAACCAGCCTCATGAAATAGTGGAGAGTTTTGAAGGGACGGGTATCTCTCCATTTGTCCATACGCAGAACTCTCTATCCCTCACAGCAG AGGGGGATCTATATGCAGCAGCACCTTTGGAGTTGGATGGAAGCTCATTACAGTTCAGAAGAAAAGCTGGCGGCAGAACTAATGTCTGGATGCATGACAGCTGGGTCTCAG AACCCACGTTTATCTCTGCCTCCTGGGTGAAACGAAACAACGACCCTGATAACGAGAAGATTTACATCTTTTTCCGTGAGAAGAACTCAGACCACAACCCAGAGGCCGATCCCTGGATATCGAGGGTCGCCAGAGTCTGTAAG GTAGATGAAGGTGGCTCAAAGCGTTTCTTCCAGAACATGTGGACTTCTTTTCTCAAGGCTCGGCTTGTCTGTGGGTTTCCAGAGGAATCGCTCTATTTCAACCGTCTCCATGACGTTTATGTGATGCACGCTGAAGACTGGCACGACACAAGAGTCTATGCCCTTTTCACAAGCAGCTG GAACTCTACAGCAGTGTGCATCTATTCAATAGCCAAAATTGAAGAAATATTTGAGAATTCAACGTTCAAGGGCTTTCATGAAGAGATTCCTAAACCACGGCCAGGCACG TGTGTACCAGACAGCAAGAGTCTGCCACGGGCCACTGTCAATGTAGTGAAGGATTACCCAGAAATGACAGATTGGGTTCCCTCCTTGCATTATACAGCCCCGTTTTATGTCAGTAGCAACAACTATACCAAAATAGCAGTGGACCAAGTCCTGGCTGCAGACAAGAAAGTGTACAACGTTCTGCTCCTGGCCACCG ATTCTGGTAAGATCCATAAGGTCTTAGAAGCTGGATCAGAACCTTTCATCATTTCTGAAACACAACTCTCCAACAGTTCCAGCATACAGGCCATGAAGCTGGACTCTAAAAAG AAAAAGTTAGTTGTGGGTTTTTCGGACAAAATATCCATCATGGACCTGCAGAGATGTCAACAGTACAACAACTCTTGTGCAGACTGCGTCTTGGCCCGGGACCCATACTGTGCATGGACTACACTCGGGTGCACCCCAAATATCTA tgaTGGCATCCAGAATATCGTTGACGGACAAATTACTCTCTGCGCTACAGTAGAAG aaaaACTAAACCGAAGCAAGCGAGAGACACAATCAGCATCACTAGTAAGTTTGAGGACAGATCATTCTGTGCCCCGGGGTGTCCCTTTCTATCTGTCCTGTCCTATAAACTCCTACCATGCAGAGTACACATGGGAGCATGGTGGCCGCAGCAGCCCATGTCGGCAAATGCTCTCCAACTGTCTGCACCTCATCCCCTCCATGGAACAGGAGAACTATGGTGAATACAAGTGTGTGTCAAAAGAGAGAGACTACACCAAGGTGGTGAAAACATATCACCTAACAGAGCAAATGATCCCGGGTCAAAACCCAAGGAGCTTCCATACCTCTTCCAAATTTAATGATGGATCAGCTCTTGTTCCACAGACAGCATGGATCACGTTACTGGCTGTAGCATTGTGGGAGATTGTTATATAG